The nucleotide sequence AACCAATTCTGAACAAGCTCACGAACTTTACAAGATAGCTGCTGATTTTGCCAACATTCAGAAGAGTGAATTGGTTTATGATCTTTATACAGGTACTGGTACCATTGCTAATTTCGTCGCGCGATCAGCGAAAAAAGTAGTTGGGATTGAATATGTGGAAGACGCCATAAAAGACGCCTTTGTCAATTCTGAATTGAATGGAATAGACAATACTGATTTCTATGCTGGCGATATGAAAGATTTACTTGCAAATGAATTCATCAATCAACATGGAAAACCGGATGTGATTATCACTGATCCACCTCGTGCAGGCATGCATCCAAGAGTTACACAACTACTTGCAGAGTTGAAAGTGGATAGGATCGTTTATGTGAGTTGCAATCCAGCAACACAAGCTCGTGATTTAGAAGTTTTAGGAGAAGTGTATGATGTGGTAAAAATTCAGCCAGTGGATATGTTTCCTCAGACACAGCATGTGGAGAATGTGGTGTTATTGAAGCTTAAATAGGTGATTATCTAGATGAGAATGATAAACTTAGGATTTATTTAAGTCAAATAGCCCTAGTCTACTTCAGTCATCTTGTCCAGTACTTGACTTACTTTTTCGAGCACTTTATGATCCTTAAGCTCATGACGAGATTTTAGATAGTAAGGGTCATTGTATGCTATTTTCACCTCTCCCGATTCACTTTCAAAAACAATGATCTTTTGAGGTAAATCAATGCTGACAGATTGATTATCCTTCATCAATACAGTTCCTATCTTGGGATTACCGAAGAGGATAATTCGAGTGGGTCTTAAATCCAAATCCACAGAAGCAGCATTCTTACTATGATCTAGCTCAAGAATAATTTTAAGATTGGGATTGGCTTCAATATTGGTTTTAGTTTTCTCGTAGGTGGTGTTAAAATCAAGTGTACTCGTCTTGACTATTAACCCTGATGCTAAATCATTGGAAGATTTATCTTGGGCGCTGCTTATAAATGCTGATATGAGCAGAGCAAAAAAAGCAAATTGGGATTTGAATTTATAAATCATAGTCCCCTAACCCATAATGTTTGCTCAAAAGTTCCTTTTGGTAAGACAGATTTCAGAACTCCAGTATGATTTAATTTTTTCTCTGAGGAAATACGATTGAGTAGACACGCCAATTAACATGACTAAATGGTAAATCATGTTAGAGTATGTTTTTTCCGATTTGTTTACAGTACATTTCCGTTGTGAATGATCCTGAATCTAATAAGAGAAAGCTTTATCCTGATTTTACACTTACGGAGGATAACTGCGATATAGAACCGATTCATCGTCCGGTAGCCATTCAAGGTCATGGACATATCCTTTGTTTTGATCATAATTCACCCAATCATGTGCTAGCCTGTAGTGAGGGACTCAATGAATTGTTTCAAGTAAGTGCGGATACTATATGGACTAAACAGGTGAATGAATGGATGCCGGAACACCTGATGCAATATCATGTTGAAATGAATGAATCCAAAATATGGGATTCGGTCGATCCTATACCTCTTGAACTAAATAATACCAGATATAATATTATCCGTCATATACACAACCAACGGAGGTTTATAGAGTTTGAACCAAGCTTCGATGATCATGCTGAGTTATCTACTTTTCGCGCAATTAGGATTGTTACACACCCACTTTATCGCATCAATGAATTAGAAGAGTTGTACAATGAATTAGCTCAACAATACAGAAAAGTATCAAATTATGATCGTGTGATGGTATATAAGTTTGACCATGATAATCATGGTCATGTGATAGGTGAAGCTAAGAACGATCAACTTGAATCTTTTTTGGGATTACATTATCCGGCTACAGATATCCCAAAGATGGCCAGAGATCTTTTTTTATTGAATAAAAGCCGAATTATTCCAGATGTTAATCAGGAAAACGCATGGTTACAGTTCAAC is from Marinobacter alexandrii and encodes:
- a CDS encoding DUF302 domain-containing protein, which produces MIYKFKSQFAFFALLISAFISSAQDKSSNDLASGLIVKTSTLDFNTTYEKTKTNIEANPNLKIILELDHSKNAASVDLDLRPTRIILFGNPKIGTVLMKDNQSVSIDLPQKIIVFESESGEVKIAYNDPYYLKSRHELKDHKVLEKVSQVLDKMTEVD